The Candidatus Edwardsbacteria bacterium sequence CAGCTATGCGGTGCTGACCCCGGACGAGAAATCTTTGGGGGTGGCGCTGCTGGACATCGGGGGCGGGACCACCGACATCGCCATGTTCTTCGAGGATTCCATCCGCCATACGGCGGTGATTGGACTGGGCGGCAACAACCTGACCAGCGACATCGCCATCGGCCTCCGGACCCCCACCGAACAGGCCGAGAGCATCAAGAAGAAATACGGCTGCGCCACCCTGTCCCAGGTAAAGGAGGACGAGATGATCGGGGTGTTCGGGGTGGCCGGGCGAGAGGAGCGGGAGGTCTCCCGCCAGGTGCTGGCCCAGATAATCGAGCCCCGGATGGAGGAGATCTTCAGCCTGGCCAGCCGGGAGATCAAGCGCTCCGACTACGGCGAGATGCTGGGGGCCGGGGTGGTCCTCACCGGAGGGGCCGCCAAACTGCCCGGGGCGGCCTCCCTGGCGGAGCAGGTCTTCAACCAGCCGGCCCGGGTGGGCGAGCCGCGCGGCATCAGCGGGGTGGTGGATCTGATCAAGGACCCCATGTACGCCACCGGGGTGGGGCTGGTGCTGTACGGCTACGAGCGGAGGTTCAAAGGGGACTCCATAGACGAGAGCAACCCCTTCGAATCGATCCTGGGCAAGATGAAGGGCTGGTTCGGCGATCTTTTCAACGGGTAAAAAAACAATATCACATACAATCCGTCATCAGGGAAAACGAAAATCAGGAGGTCCGATCATGGCCGAACCGATAAAACTTTTGGAACAGCAGATCGCCGAAGCGATCGCCGAGCCGTTGTATGGCATCATTCAGAACGAACCCAAGAAAATAAATAAAGGAGAAGAGAGTATGCTGGAATTCGAAGAGGATGTTATCAGCGAACGCTGCAACATCAAGGTGGTGGGAGTGGGCGGCGGCGGCGGCAACGCCGTCAACCGGATGGTGGAGGCCGGTCTGAACGGAGTGGATTTCATAGCCGTCAACACCGACCTGCAGGTGCTGAGAAAATCACTGGCCGACCAGAAGCTTCAGATCGGGCACAAGCTGACCAGGGGCCTGGGCTCGGGGGGCAATCCCGAGATCGGGCGCCGGGCCTTCGAGGAGGACAAGGCCCGGGTGGCCGAAATGATCTCGGGCAGCGACATGCTGTTCATCACCGCCGGGATGGGCGGGGGCACCGGGACCGGGGCCGCCCCGATGGTGGCCGACCTGGCCCGGGAGATGAACATCCTGACCGTGGCGGTGGTCACCAAGCCCTTCGAGTGGGAGGGCCGCAAGAGGATCCTGCAGTCCGAGGAGGGCATCCGGGACCTGAAAGAGCGGGTGGACACCCTGATCGTCATCCCCAACCAGCGGGTGCTTTCGGTGGTGGGCAAGCAGACCAAGCTGACGGAATCTTTCCGGATCATAGACGACGTGCTGCTCAAGGCCACCCGGGGCATCTCCGACCTGATCACCGTTCCCGGCCTGGTCAACGTGGACTTCGCCGACGTCCGCTCGGTGAT is a genomic window containing:
- the ftsA gene encoding cell division protein FtsA — encoded protein: MANTIVGLDLGTTKIACIIAEVDRDQLKIVGVGTCSSEEGLRRGVVVNLEKTARSIEKAVSEAELMAGVKINSVYAGIAGDHIRSINSRGVIAVSRGGNEISQADVDRVIDAAQAVAIPMDREILHVIPQGFIVDDQKGIKDPIGMAGVRLEVEVHIVTGAVASAENIYKSIKRAGLKVDDLVLQPLASSYAVLTPDEKSLGVALLDIGGGTTDIAMFFEDSIRHTAVIGLGGNNLTSDIAIGLRTPTEQAESIKKKYGCATLSQVKEDEMIGVFGVAGREEREVSRQVLAQIIEPRMEEIFSLASREIKRSDYGEMLGAGVVLTGGAAKLPGAASLAEQVFNQPARVGEPRGISGVVDLIKDPMYATGVGLVLYGYERRFKGDSIDESNPFESILGKMKGWFGDLFNG
- the ftsZ gene encoding cell division protein FtsZ, translating into MLEFEEDVISERCNIKVVGVGGGGGNAVNRMVEAGLNGVDFIAVNTDLQVLRKSLADQKLQIGHKLTRGLGSGGNPEIGRRAFEEDKARVAEMISGSDMLFITAGMGGGTGTGAAPMVADLAREMNILTVAVVTKPFEWEGRKRILQSEEGIRDLKERVDTLIVIPNQRVLSVVGKQTKLTESFRIIDDVLLKATRGISDLITVPGLVNVDFADVRSVMLERGDALMGVGIGTGENRSITAAEEAIANTLLEGISIKGAKAILLNISASDELTLTEVNEVASVIRSAAGEEANLIFGTVIDPEAGDNMSVTVIATGLGGGAPKVEKDLPDNNRIDFPQSFRKENLAPGTFQRKDQRSNIQTIVTKGQVSAVKQDDLEIPTYMRRLMD